TGGAGACCCGCGTCGCCGAGCTGGGCATCGACACCGGCGTGCTGATGATGCTGTCCAACGGCGGCCTGTGCTCCGTGTCGCAGGCCCGCAAGAAGCCGATCGAGCTGCTGGAGTCGGGGCCGGCCGCGGGAGCGATCTCCGCCGCCTGGTCGGGCGCGCGCGACGGCCAGCGGGACCTGCTGGCCTTCGACATGGGCGGCACCACCGCCAAGCTGGCCCTGGTGGAGCAGGGCCGGCCGGCCGTCGCCCACGGGTTCGAAGCGGCCCGGCGCAAGCGCTTCGCCGAAGGCAGCGGGATCCCGATCCGGATCACCACGGTCGACCTCATCGAGATCGGCGCCGGCGGCGGCAGCCTGGCCCGGGCCGACGACATGCAGTTGCTCAAGGTCGGCCCGCAGAGCGCCGGCTCCGAGCCGGGGCCGGCGTGCTACGGCCGGGGCGGCGAACACGCCACGGTGACCGATGCCAACCTGGTGCTCGGCTACCTCAACCCGGATTACTTCGCCGGCGGCAGCATGCGCATCGACGTGGCGCGCGCGCAGGGCGCGCTGGCCCAGCTCGGGGCCTCGCTCGGGCTGGCGCCGCACGAGGCGGCGCGCGGCGTCCATGAGATCGTCGCCGAGAACATGGCGGCGGCGGCCCGCCTGCACGTGGCCGAACGCGGCCACGATCCGCGCGACTTCGTGATGGTCTGCACCGGCGGCGGCGGCCCGCTGCACGGGTACGCCGTCGCCCGCAAGATCGGGGTGCGCAAGCTGGTCGTTCCGGCGTCGGCGGGCGTGGCGTCGGCGGTGGGGCTGCTGCTGTCGCCAGCGCGCTCGGACCGATCGCGCACGGTCGGGTTCCGGCCGGACACCGGCAGGCTCGAGGAGCTCGAGCGTGACTTCGCCGAACTGGAGGCCGAGGCCGTCGCCAGCCTGCGCCCGCTGGAGCCGGGCTTCGGCCCGGTCGCCGTCAAGCGGCAGGCCGACGGGCGCTTCGTCGGCCAGGGCTTCACCCTGACGGTGGACCTGCCGCCGGCGCCGTACACCGGCGGCGGCAGCGACCCCGAGGCGGTGCGCCGCGCGCTGAAGGAATCGTTCGAGGCGGGCTACCGCCGCAAGTTCGGCCGCACGCCGCCGGACGTGCCGGTGGAGCTGGTCAGCCTGCGCGTCAGTGCCAGCGCCATGCCGCAGCAAACCTTCCAGCCGTCGCCGGTGGCCGCCGGCAGCGGCGGCCAGCCCCACGGCCAGCGCCCGGTGTTCTTCGCGGAAGCCGGCGCCTACCTGGACACCCCGATCTACCGGCGAGAGGACATCCCCCTGGGCGTGGCGCTCGCCGGCCCCCTGCTGGTCGAGGACCCCGATTCCACCCTGGTGGTCGGGCCCTGCGGCCGCCTGACCCGCATGGCCAGCGGCAACCTGGTGATCGACCTCGAAGAGGCAGCGAAATGAGCATCGACAACAACCAGCGTCCGGCGGACATGCCGCTGGACCCCATCTTCCTGGAAGTCTTCTGGACCCGGGTTCGCTCCATCGTGGACGAGGCAGCCAAGCTGATCGTGCGCACCTCGTTCTCCACGCTCTCGTCGGAGGCCAACGACTTTGCCGTGGTGCTGACCGACGCCGGCGGCCGCTCGATCATCGAGAACAGCGGCAGCGTGCCCTCGTTCATCGGGACGCTGCCCGCCACCGTGCGGCATGCGATCGACCGGATCGGCGTGGACGCGATGCAGCCCGGCGACGTCTACATCACCAACAACCCCTGGCACGGCACCGGCCACCTCAACGACTTCTGCTTCGTCAAGCCGGTCTTCCACGGCGGCCGCCTGGTCGCCTTCGCGGCCACCGCCGCCCACATGCCCGACATCGGCGGCCGCATCCGCTCGGTCGAGGCCCGCGAGCTGTTCGAAGAGGGATTCCACATCCCCATGATGCCGCTGCTGCGGCAGGGCCAGCCCGACGAGACGCTGCTGGGGCTGCTGCGGACCAACGTGCGCACGCCCGAGCAGACCATCGGCGACGTCTGGTCGCAGGTCGGCGCCGTCGAGCTGGTCGACGCCCGACTCAACGAGGTGATGGGCGAGTACGGCATCGAGGACATCGCGCCGATCGCCGGCGCGCTGTTCGACCGCAGCGAGGCGGCGATGCGCCGCGCCATCGCCCAGCTGCCGGAAGGGGAGTACGAGTACACGATGGAGACGGACGGCTTCGAGTCCTTCTTCACGTACCGGGTGAAAGTGACCATTCGCGGCGGCGAGATCGTCTGTGACTTCGAGGGCACCTCGGCGCAGCAGCCGCGCGGCATCAACTGCGTGCTGGCGTACACGAATGCCATGAGCATCTACGCCCTCAAGAGCCTGCTGCTGCCCGAGTTGCCGAACAACGAGGGCCTGTTCCGGCCGATCCGGGTGCGCGCGCCCGAGGGCTCGCTGCTCAATCCCACGTACCCGGCGGCCGTCGGCGGCCGCGCCTGCACCGGTCACTACGTGCCCAGCGTCATCTTCGGTGCCCTGCACGCCATCCTGCCGGAGCGGGTGATGGCCGGAGTGGGCTCGCCGCTGTGGATCGTCAACATGAGCGGCACGCGCGCGGACGGGCGGCCGTTCGCCACGGTGTTCTTCTACAACGGCGGGATGGGGGCCACCGCGCTGAAGGACGGCAACAGCACGACGTCCTGGCCGAGCAACATCTCGCCGACACCCATCGAAGTGGCCGAGCGCGACGGGCCGTTCGAGTTCCGGCACAAGCGGCTCATCCCCGGGTCCGGCGGCGCCGGCCGGTTCCGCGGCGGCCTGGGGCAGGAGATTTGTTTCGTCAGCCGCCACAGCGGGCCGCTGTCGGTCGTGTTCCTGGCCGAACGCCTGCGCCAGGCGGCGCCCGGGCTGGACGGGGGCGAAGCGGGCGCCTGCGGGGCCGTCCTGATCAACGGCCAGCCGATCGATGCCCGCCGGCAGCACGTGCTGCAGCCCGGCGACGAAGTCACCCTGCGCACCCCCGGCGGCGGCGGCTACGGGCTGCCGCCGACGCGCGCCGCCGGCGCCGTGGAGGTGGACCGTGCCCACGGCTACGCGTAGGCCCCCCCTTTTCACGACCACCCCCTTTTTTCACCACAACAGGAGACAGACATGAGCATGAATCCTTTCCGCCATCGCCTTCGGTTCCTTGCCGCCGCCGTCGGCGCCTGCATCG
The sequence above is a segment of the Ramlibacter tataouinensis genome. Coding sequences within it:
- a CDS encoding hydantoinase/oxoprolinase family protein; the encoded protein is MKHIAIGTDIGGTFTDVVALDYRSGLVHSRKVLTTYSDPSIAVVSGVKSLFAQAGIEPGQVLRLVHATTLFTNALIEGKGVPTGLLCTRGFRDIIEIGRERRYDLYDVQIEGAPSLVPRNLREEIGGRLDAGGRELEPVSREEVLAAVDRLVTRGVASLAICLLHSYGNPVHERQVAAWVREAFPQLSLSLSSEIAPEIREYDRVCTTAANACVQPIAHRYLSVLETRVAELGIDTGVLMMLSNGGLCSVSQARKKPIELLESGPAAGAISAAWSGARDGQRDLLAFDMGGTTAKLALVEQGRPAVAHGFEAARRKRFAEGSGIPIRITTVDLIEIGAGGGSLARADDMQLLKVGPQSAGSEPGPACYGRGGEHATVTDANLVLGYLNPDYFAGGSMRIDVARAQGALAQLGASLGLAPHEAARGVHEIVAENMAAAARLHVAERGHDPRDFVMVCTGGGGPLHGYAVARKIGVRKLVVPASAGVASAVGLLLSPARSDRSRTVGFRPDTGRLEELERDFAELEAEAVASLRPLEPGFGPVAVKRQADGRFVGQGFTLTVDLPPAPYTGGGSDPEAVRRALKESFEAGYRRKFGRTPPDVPVELVSLRVSASAMPQQTFQPSPVAAGSGGQPHGQRPVFFAEAGAYLDTPIYRREDIPLGVALAGPLLVEDPDSTLVVGPCGRLTRMASGNLVIDLEEAAK
- a CDS encoding hydantoinase B/oxoprolinase family protein, with protein sequence MSIDNNQRPADMPLDPIFLEVFWTRVRSIVDEAAKLIVRTSFSTLSSEANDFAVVLTDAGGRSIIENSGSVPSFIGTLPATVRHAIDRIGVDAMQPGDVYITNNPWHGTGHLNDFCFVKPVFHGGRLVAFAATAAHMPDIGGRIRSVEARELFEEGFHIPMMPLLRQGQPDETLLGLLRTNVRTPEQTIGDVWSQVGAVELVDARLNEVMGEYGIEDIAPIAGALFDRSEAAMRRAIAQLPEGEYEYTMETDGFESFFTYRVKVTIRGGEIVCDFEGTSAQQPRGINCVLAYTNAMSIYALKSLLLPELPNNEGLFRPIRVRAPEGSLLNPTYPAAVGGRACTGHYVPSVIFGALHAILPERVMAGVGSPLWIVNMSGTRADGRPFATVFFYNGGMGATALKDGNSTTSWPSNISPTPIEVAERDGPFEFRHKRLIPGSGGAGRFRGGLGQEICFVSRHSGPLSVVFLAERLRQAAPGLDGGEAGACGAVLINGQPIDARRQHVLQPGDEVTLRTPGGGGYGLPPTRAAGAVEVDRAHGYA